The following are encoded in a window of Chiloscyllium plagiosum isolate BGI_BamShark_2017 chromosome 11, ASM401019v2, whole genome shotgun sequence genomic DNA:
- the LOC122554604 gene encoding uncharacterized protein LOC122554604 isoform X1, with translation MQLCLSGCSVPAEGGREGASQSPLWHQICEGCPRTPPSHLPGYLSASFRERGGGGGLRMSPHVDPRRHVNAAASLWFTAASELAHTPAQRVVSKSTLFVIHAKVDGTSEGKVKLNSKSSWVRNNTIVVPCDGIYLVYAHISSQNNHAPRFKIMKKGTPDSVETWHLVDAKESSPMAMSELRINESIYMTLELSSETFDQAESYLGIALLEVLQNVKSCRQLLSRKS, from the exons ATGCAGCTTTGTCTCAGcggctgcagtgttccagcggagggagggagggagggagcaagCCAGTCACCGCTCTGGCACCAGATCTGTGAGGGATGCCCACGCACCCCACCCAGCCACCTCCCGGGCTACCTTTCTGCTTCCTTccgagaaaggggggggggggggggtctccgAATGAGCCCCCATGTAGATCCCCGGCGTCATGTCAACGCAGCCGCTTCGCTCTGGTTCACCGCAGCATCTGAACTCGCTCACACACCGGCGCAGCGTGTTGTCAGC AAATCTACCTTGTTTGTTATCCACGCCAAAGTAGATGGCA CCTCAGAGGGCAAGGTCAAGTTGAACTCCAAGAGCTCCTGGGTAAGGAACAACACCATTGTGGTTCCATgtgatggcatttatttggtTTATGCACACATAAGCAGCCAAAATAACCATGCACCaaggtttaaaatcatgaagaaggGAACTCCTGACAGTGTTGAAACGTGGCACCTCGTGGATGCTAAGGAGAGCAGCCCCATGGCAATGTCTGAGCTGCGCATTAACGAGAGCATTTACATGACACTCGAGCTGTCCAGTGAAACTTTCGATCAGGCGGAAAGCTATCTGGGGATCGCTTTGCTTGAAGTCTTGCAAAACGTAAAGAGCTGCCGACAGCTACTTTCAAGGAAGTCGTAA
- the LOC122554604 gene encoding uncharacterized protein LOC122554604 isoform X2 has translation MDELIDMRGTAARGVAIQPQRRSFPFAIFNGLLTVICLATAALLLCKLPQPAPIDVKSTLFVIHAKVDGTSEGKVKLNSKSSWVRNNTIVVPCDGIYLVYAHISSQNNHAPRFKIMKKGTPDSVETWHLVDAKESSPMAMSELRINESIYMTLELSSETFDQAESYLGIALLEVLQNVKSCRQLLSRKS, from the exons ATGGACGAGCTAATAGACATGAGGGGGACTGCAGCCCGAGGGGTCGCTATCCAACCTCAGAGAAGGAGCTTTCCCTTTGCGATTTTCAACGGTTTGCTCACTGTGATCTGCCTGGCGACAGCGGCGCTTCTGTTGTGCAAGCTGCCGCAGCCCGCACCAATCGACGTG AAATCTACCTTGTTTGTTATCCACGCCAAAGTAGATGGCA CCTCAGAGGGCAAGGTCAAGTTGAACTCCAAGAGCTCCTGGGTAAGGAACAACACCATTGTGGTTCCATgtgatggcatttatttggtTTATGCACACATAAGCAGCCAAAATAACCATGCACCaaggtttaaaatcatgaagaaggGAACTCCTGACAGTGTTGAAACGTGGCACCTCGTGGATGCTAAGGAGAGCAGCCCCATGGCAATGTCTGAGCTGCGCATTAACGAGAGCATTTACATGACACTCGAGCTGTCCAGTGAAACTTTCGATCAGGCGGAAAGCTATCTGGGGATCGCTTTGCTTGAAGTCTTGCAAAACGTAAAGAGCTGCCGACAGCTACTTTCAAGGAAGTCGTAA